In Carya illinoinensis cultivar Pawnee chromosome 9, C.illinoinensisPawnee_v1, whole genome shotgun sequence, the following are encoded in one genomic region:
- the LOC122276693 gene encoding putative E3 ubiquitin-protein ligase LIN-1 isoform X1, with amino-acid sequence MASLQELLLEERLELQRWKLPKTRKPVKQIWRTQPHESIALPMYICHDRYSFDVSKQKTEKSASKNGSSVFSSRRVGSVSERSHSKSWVPEGSRRHEPAAPIDEVATRAVISILSGYIGRYVKDVNFRETLREKCKSCLVRKKKEPDHNGILRNLELGIENVEKLVEDQGTITQELRTKTLRNSIRLLSIVDSLNSKNSKNGSTCGTPNSHIYACAQLYLAVVYKLEKNYRNSARHLLQVFCDSPFLARTNFLPDLWEHFFLPHLLHLKIWYTKELETLSNLDCAKKEKIMKALSKIYNDQMDKGTTDFALYYKDWLKSGIKAPPIPTVPLPSKPSYRSSRRRSSDSYTSQSMNKNLYQHVFGSTPERSSMDLFDPNGATVDTCDLQEDVKLCTDEDNCRFVNKGDGTDRGSSRQNLKDPSPELFPETQKSNYFRFFDCRSLPAECLVNVIHTSRNGSVRKEGSTHSSELSRAIFTVCSSDILSECEIAIRIISEAWLDSHGDPAVEAALSEASVIEGMLEVLFASDDDEILEFLISILAEFGGRNKVIRQIILNSDPELEIFVRLLRSTSLFLKAAVLLYLLKPKAKQMISFEWVPLILRVLEFGDQLQILFTVRCSPQLAAIYLLDQLLTGFDEDRNLENARHVVSLGGMNLLARGIETGDTHDRSNAALLMTCCIRADGSCRNYIAENLNKPSLLELIVLESSKNSNSCAFALLTELLCLRRRTQMTEFLWGLKEGWSAMPTMNILLAYLQRAPREEYPLVAAILLQIDLLGDSMKSSVYREEAVEAMITSLDCKICNDEVQEQSARALMMLGGRFSYTGEAWAERWLLQQAGFHESAWDSFRCKEIVIDGFIHSNEEEEATEDWQRKAATVLFRSGSKRLLAALSNSIANGIPSLARASIITLTWMTSFLHSIEDEDLHSMTCSILMPQLLESLDFDKDPEERVLASYALLNLMKSSECVSMLSSWDKELLGSLQNLSLVTWTASELISIITSSSRH; translated from the exons ATGGCTTCCTTACAAGAATTGCTTTTAGAGGAAAGACTTGAGCTTCAGCGCTGGAAACTTCCCAAGACTCGAAAGCCTGTGAAGCAGATATGGAGAACACAACCGCACGAGTCAATAGCACTGCCTATGTACATCTGCCATGATCGATATTCTTTCGATGTCTCGAAACAGAAGACCGAGAAGTCTGCGTCGAAAAATGGGTCTTCAGTCTTTTCTTCTAGAAGAGTGGGTTCGGTATCCGAGAGATCGCATTCCAAGTCATGGGTGCCAGAGGGTTCAAGAAGGCATGAGCCTGCAGCACCAATTGATGAAGTTGCCACTAGAGCAGTGATTTCTATCCTCAGCGGATACATTGGTCGTTACGTAAAAGACGTGAATTTCCGGGAAACGCTTCGAGAAAAGTGCAAGTCTTGCTTGgtgagaaaaaagaaggaaccGGATCATAATGGGATTCTCCGGAACTTAGAACTCGGTATTGAGAACGTGGAGAAGTTGGTAGAAGATCAAGGGACAATTACGCAGGAACTAAGAACGAAGACCTTAAGGAATTCCATTCGGCTTCTGAGTATTGTTGATTCCTTGAATTCTAAAAACTCGAAGAATGGTTCAACATGTGGAACACCCAATTCGCATATCTACGCGTGTGCTCAGCTTTACTTGGCAGTTGTATACAAGCTTGAGAAAAATTATCGGAATTCTGCTAGGCACCTACTTCAAGTTTTCTGTGATTCCCCATTTCTAGCTCGAACAAACTTCCTTCCTGATCTTTGGGAGCACTTCTTTCTTCCCCACCTTCTTCATCTTAAGATATGGTATACTAAGGAACTTGAGACGCTCTCGAACTTGGACTGTGCTAAGAAGGAGAAGATAATGAAGGCCTTGAGCAAGATATACAATGACCAAATGGACAAGGGAACTACCGACTTCGCTCTGTACTATAAAGACTGGCTTAAATCTGGGATTAAGGCCCCACCTATTCCTACGGTGCCTTTGCCGTCAAAACCCAGTTATAGATCCTCGAGAAGGAGATCGTCAGATTCTTACACTTCACAGTCCATGAACAAGAACTT ATACCAACATGTATTCGGCTCCACACCTGAGCGAAGTTCTATGGACCTCTTTGATCCAAATGGAGCTACGGTTGATACGTGCGATTTACAAGAAGATGTGAAATTGTGTACAGATGAAGATAACTGCCGCTTTGTTAAT AAAGGAGATGGGACTGATCGAGGGTCATCACGCCAAAATTTGAAAGATCCGAGCCCTGAATTGTTCCCGGAGACGCAAAAATCGAACTATTTCCGGTTCTTTGACTGCAGAAGTCTGCCAGCAGAATGCTTAGTGAATGTCATACATACATCAAGGAATGGTTCAGTCAGAAAGGAAGGAAGTACACATTCAAGTGAGTTAAGTAGAGCCATTTTCACAGTTTGCTCCTCAGATATTCTAAGCGAGTGTGAAATTGCAATTCGTATAATCAGCGAAGCCTGGTTGGACTCGCATGGTGATCCTGCCGTAGAAGCTGCATTATCAGAAGCATCCGTTATTGAGGGGATGCTAGAGGTTTTATTTGCTTCGGATGACGATGAAATTTTAGAattcttaatttcaattttagcaGAATTTGGAGGGAGGAATAAGGTGATTAGGCAGATTATACTGAATTCGGATCCAGAGCTCGAAATTTTCGTGAGACTTCTGAGGAGCACCAGTCTATTTCTAAAGGCTGCTGTTCTGCTTTACCTATTAAAGCCCAAGGCAAAACAGATGATTTCGTTTGAGTGGGTGCCGCTAATCCTCCGAGTTCTAGAGTTTGGAGATCAATTGCAGATCCTATTTACAGTAAGGTGCAGTCCTCAGTTGGCAGCAATATACCTTTTAGACCAACTCCTTACAGGTTTTGACGAAGATAGAAACTTAGAGAATGCTAGACATGTGGTTTCTCTGGGGGGAATGAATCTGCTGGCGCGAGGAATCGAGACAGGGGATACTCATGATAGAAGCAATGCTGCTTTGCTCATGACATGTTGCATTCGAGCTGATGGAAGCTGCCGAAACTACATTGCCGAAAATTTGAACAAGCCTTCTCTCCTTGAGCTTATTGTTCTCGAGAGCAGCAAGAATTCTAATAGCTGTGCTTTTGCTTTACTAACCGAGTTACTCTGCCTTAGAAG AAGAACCCAGATGACAGAATTTCTATGGGGACTAAAAGAAGGATGGAGTGCCATGCCCACCATGAACATTTTATTAGCCTATCTCCAGAGAGCACCACGAGAAGAATACCCATTGGTCGCAGCAATCTTATTGCAGATTGATCTTCTG GGTGATTCAATGAAGAGCAGTGTATATAGAGAAGAAGCGGTTGAGGCAATGATAACATCTCTGGACTGTAAAATATGTAATGATGAGGTTCAAGAACAATCAGCAAGAGCTCTTATGATGTTGGGAGGCCGTTTTTCTTATACTGGAGAGGCATGGGCGGAAAGATGGCTTTTACAGCAAGCAGGCTTCCATGAAAGTGCATGGGATTCATTtcgttgcaaagaaattgttattGATGGTTTCATTCACTCG aatgaagaggaagaggcaaCAGAAGACTGGCAAAGGAAAGCAGCCACCGTCTTGTTCAGAAGTGGGAGCAAGAGATTACTGGCTGCCCTTTCAAATTCCATAGCCAACGGCATCCCAAGCTTAGCACGAGCTAGTATCATTACCCTTACTTGGATGACCAGTTTTCTCCATTCAATTGAAGATGAAGATTTGCATTCCATGACATGCTCAATCCTCATGCCACAGCTGCTAGAATCCTTGGATTTTGATAAAGATCCCGAGGAAAGAGTGCTGGCTTCATACGCACTACTAAATCTCATGAAGAGTTCAG AATGCGTTTCAATGCTCTCATCATGGGATAAAGAGTTGCTTGGCAGTCTACAGAATCTATCCTTGGTGACATGGACAGCTAGTGAGCTTATTTCAATCATCACAAGTAGCTCAAGGCACTAG
- the LOC122277370 gene encoding anthocyanidin reductase ((2S)-flavan-3-ol-forming), whose translation MATQHIGKKTACVVGGSGFVASLLVKLLLEKGYAVNTTVRNPENQKKISHLIALQDLGDLKIFGADLTDGGSFDAPIAGCDLVFHLATPVNFASEDPENDMIKPAILGVHNVLKACVKAKAVKRVILTSSAAAVSINELNGTDLVMDESHWTDVEFLSTAKPPTWGYPASKTLAEKAAWKFAEENNIDLITVIPTLMAGPPLTPDIPSSVGLAMSLITGNEFLINALKGMQMLSGSISIAHVEDVCRAQIFVAEKESASGRYICCAANTSVPELAKFLNKRYPQYQVPTDFGGFPSKAKLTLSSEKLIKEGFSFKYGIEDVYDQSVDYFKAKGLLKN comes from the exons ATGGCCACCCAACATATCGGAAAGAAGACTGCGTGCGTGGTCGGCGGCTCCGGGTTCGTGGCATCTCTTCTGGTCAAGCTTTTGCTTGAGAAGGGCTATGCCGTCAACACCACTGTTAGGAACCCAG AGAATCAGAAGAAGATATCTCACCTCATAGCCTTACAAGATTTGGGGGACCTAAAAATTTTTGGAGCAGATCTAACCGATGGAGGAAGCTTTGACGCTCCTATAGCTGGTTGTGACCTTGTGTTCCATCTTGCAACTCCGGTTAACTTTGCTTCAGAAGATCCTGAG AATGACATGATCAAGCCAGCAATCCTAGGGGTACATAACGTTTTGAAAGCCTGTGTGAAAGCAAAAGCTGTTAAACGTGTCATTTTGACATCATCAGCAGCTGCTGTATCCATCAATGAGCTCAATGGGACGGATTTAGTCATGGATGAAAGCCACTGGACCGATGTTGAGTTTTTGAGTACTGCAAAGCCACCTACTTGG GGTTATCCTGCTTCCAAGACACTCGCTGAGAAAGCAGCTTGGAAATTCGCTGAGGAAAATAATATTGATCTCATCACTGTTATTCCTACTCTTATGGCCGGTCCTCCTCTCACTCCGGACATCCCAAGCAGTGTTGGTCTGGCTATGTCTCTAATTACAG GCAATGAATTCCTCATAAATGCATTGAAAGGTATGCAAATGCTGTCCGGTTCAATATCTATCGCACATGTGGAGGATGTTTGCCGGGCTCAGATATTTGTGGCTGAGAAAGAATCTGCTTCCGGTCGATACATTTGCTGTGCTGCCAATACCAGTGTTCCTGAGCTTGCAAAGTTCCTCAACAAAAGATATCCCCAGTACCAAGTCCCAACTGA TTTCGGAGGTTTTCCCTCCAAGGCCAAGTTGACCTTATCTTCAGAGAAGCTTATCAAAGAGGGGTTCAGTTTCAAGTACGGAATAGAAGATGTTTATGACCAAAGTGTGGATTACTTCAAAGCTAAAGGCCTGTTGAAGAACTAA
- the LOC122276693 gene encoding putative E3 ubiquitin-protein ligase LIN-1 isoform X2, translating into MASLQELLLEERLELQRWKLPKTRKPVKQIWRTQPHESIALPMYICHDRYSFDVSKQKTEKSASKNGSSVFSSRRVGSVSERSHSKSWVPEGSRRHEPAAPIDEVATRAVISILSGYIGRYVKDVNFRETLREKCKSCLVRKKKEPDHNGILRNLELGIENVEKLVEDQGTITQELRTKTLRNSIRLLSIVDSLNSKNSKNGSTCGTPNSHIYACAQLYLAVVYKLEKNYRNSARHLLQVFCDSPFLARTNFLPDLWEHFFLPHLLHLKIWYTKELETLSNLDCAKKEKIMKALSKIYNDQMDKGTTDFALYYKDWLKSGIKAPPIPTVPLPSKPSYRSSRRRSSDSYTSQSMNKNLYQHVFGSTPERSSMDLFDPNGATVDTCDLQEDVKLCTDEDNCRFVNKGDGTDRGSSRQNLKDPSPELFPETQKSNYFRFFDCRSLPAECLVNVIHTSRNGSVRKEGSTHSSELSRAIFTVCSSDILSECEIAIRIISEAWLDSHGDPAVEAALSEASVIEGMLEVLFASDDDEILEFLISILAEFGGRNKVIRQIILNSDPELEIFVRLLRSTSLFLKAAVLLYLLKPKAKQMISFEWVPLILRVLEFGDQLQILFTVRCSPQLAAIYLLDQLLTGFDEDRNLENARHVVSLGGMNLLARGIETGDTHDRSNAALLMTCCIRADGSCRNYIAENLNKPSLLELIVLESSKNSNSCAFALLTELLCLRRTQMTEFLWGLKEGWSAMPTMNILLAYLQRAPREEYPLVAAILLQIDLLGDSMKSSVYREEAVEAMITSLDCKICNDEVQEQSARALMMLGGRFSYTGEAWAERWLLQQAGFHESAWDSFRCKEIVIDGFIHSNEEEEATEDWQRKAATVLFRSGSKRLLAALSNSIANGIPSLARASIITLTWMTSFLHSIEDEDLHSMTCSILMPQLLESLDFDKDPEERVLASYALLNLMKSSECVSMLSSWDKELLGSLQNLSLVTWTASELISIITSSSRH; encoded by the exons ATGGCTTCCTTACAAGAATTGCTTTTAGAGGAAAGACTTGAGCTTCAGCGCTGGAAACTTCCCAAGACTCGAAAGCCTGTGAAGCAGATATGGAGAACACAACCGCACGAGTCAATAGCACTGCCTATGTACATCTGCCATGATCGATATTCTTTCGATGTCTCGAAACAGAAGACCGAGAAGTCTGCGTCGAAAAATGGGTCTTCAGTCTTTTCTTCTAGAAGAGTGGGTTCGGTATCCGAGAGATCGCATTCCAAGTCATGGGTGCCAGAGGGTTCAAGAAGGCATGAGCCTGCAGCACCAATTGATGAAGTTGCCACTAGAGCAGTGATTTCTATCCTCAGCGGATACATTGGTCGTTACGTAAAAGACGTGAATTTCCGGGAAACGCTTCGAGAAAAGTGCAAGTCTTGCTTGgtgagaaaaaagaaggaaccGGATCATAATGGGATTCTCCGGAACTTAGAACTCGGTATTGAGAACGTGGAGAAGTTGGTAGAAGATCAAGGGACAATTACGCAGGAACTAAGAACGAAGACCTTAAGGAATTCCATTCGGCTTCTGAGTATTGTTGATTCCTTGAATTCTAAAAACTCGAAGAATGGTTCAACATGTGGAACACCCAATTCGCATATCTACGCGTGTGCTCAGCTTTACTTGGCAGTTGTATACAAGCTTGAGAAAAATTATCGGAATTCTGCTAGGCACCTACTTCAAGTTTTCTGTGATTCCCCATTTCTAGCTCGAACAAACTTCCTTCCTGATCTTTGGGAGCACTTCTTTCTTCCCCACCTTCTTCATCTTAAGATATGGTATACTAAGGAACTTGAGACGCTCTCGAACTTGGACTGTGCTAAGAAGGAGAAGATAATGAAGGCCTTGAGCAAGATATACAATGACCAAATGGACAAGGGAACTACCGACTTCGCTCTGTACTATAAAGACTGGCTTAAATCTGGGATTAAGGCCCCACCTATTCCTACGGTGCCTTTGCCGTCAAAACCCAGTTATAGATCCTCGAGAAGGAGATCGTCAGATTCTTACACTTCACAGTCCATGAACAAGAACTT ATACCAACATGTATTCGGCTCCACACCTGAGCGAAGTTCTATGGACCTCTTTGATCCAAATGGAGCTACGGTTGATACGTGCGATTTACAAGAAGATGTGAAATTGTGTACAGATGAAGATAACTGCCGCTTTGTTAAT AAAGGAGATGGGACTGATCGAGGGTCATCACGCCAAAATTTGAAAGATCCGAGCCCTGAATTGTTCCCGGAGACGCAAAAATCGAACTATTTCCGGTTCTTTGACTGCAGAAGTCTGCCAGCAGAATGCTTAGTGAATGTCATACATACATCAAGGAATGGTTCAGTCAGAAAGGAAGGAAGTACACATTCAAGTGAGTTAAGTAGAGCCATTTTCACAGTTTGCTCCTCAGATATTCTAAGCGAGTGTGAAATTGCAATTCGTATAATCAGCGAAGCCTGGTTGGACTCGCATGGTGATCCTGCCGTAGAAGCTGCATTATCAGAAGCATCCGTTATTGAGGGGATGCTAGAGGTTTTATTTGCTTCGGATGACGATGAAATTTTAGAattcttaatttcaattttagcaGAATTTGGAGGGAGGAATAAGGTGATTAGGCAGATTATACTGAATTCGGATCCAGAGCTCGAAATTTTCGTGAGACTTCTGAGGAGCACCAGTCTATTTCTAAAGGCTGCTGTTCTGCTTTACCTATTAAAGCCCAAGGCAAAACAGATGATTTCGTTTGAGTGGGTGCCGCTAATCCTCCGAGTTCTAGAGTTTGGAGATCAATTGCAGATCCTATTTACAGTAAGGTGCAGTCCTCAGTTGGCAGCAATATACCTTTTAGACCAACTCCTTACAGGTTTTGACGAAGATAGAAACTTAGAGAATGCTAGACATGTGGTTTCTCTGGGGGGAATGAATCTGCTGGCGCGAGGAATCGAGACAGGGGATACTCATGATAGAAGCAATGCTGCTTTGCTCATGACATGTTGCATTCGAGCTGATGGAAGCTGCCGAAACTACATTGCCGAAAATTTGAACAAGCCTTCTCTCCTTGAGCTTATTGTTCTCGAGAGCAGCAAGAATTCTAATAGCTGTGCTTTTGCTTTACTAACCGAGTTACTCTGCCTTAGAAG AACCCAGATGACAGAATTTCTATGGGGACTAAAAGAAGGATGGAGTGCCATGCCCACCATGAACATTTTATTAGCCTATCTCCAGAGAGCACCACGAGAAGAATACCCATTGGTCGCAGCAATCTTATTGCAGATTGATCTTCTG GGTGATTCAATGAAGAGCAGTGTATATAGAGAAGAAGCGGTTGAGGCAATGATAACATCTCTGGACTGTAAAATATGTAATGATGAGGTTCAAGAACAATCAGCAAGAGCTCTTATGATGTTGGGAGGCCGTTTTTCTTATACTGGAGAGGCATGGGCGGAAAGATGGCTTTTACAGCAAGCAGGCTTCCATGAAAGTGCATGGGATTCATTtcgttgcaaagaaattgttattGATGGTTTCATTCACTCG aatgaagaggaagaggcaaCAGAAGACTGGCAAAGGAAAGCAGCCACCGTCTTGTTCAGAAGTGGGAGCAAGAGATTACTGGCTGCCCTTTCAAATTCCATAGCCAACGGCATCCCAAGCTTAGCACGAGCTAGTATCATTACCCTTACTTGGATGACCAGTTTTCTCCATTCAATTGAAGATGAAGATTTGCATTCCATGACATGCTCAATCCTCATGCCACAGCTGCTAGAATCCTTGGATTTTGATAAAGATCCCGAGGAAAGAGTGCTGGCTTCATACGCACTACTAAATCTCATGAAGAGTTCAG AATGCGTTTCAATGCTCTCATCATGGGATAAAGAGTTGCTTGGCAGTCTACAGAATCTATCCTTGGTGACATGGACAGCTAGTGAGCTTATTTCAATCATCACAAGTAGCTCAAGGCACTAG